Proteins encoded by one window of Musa acuminata AAA Group cultivar baxijiao chromosome BXJ2-9, Cavendish_Baxijiao_AAA, whole genome shotgun sequence:
- the LOC103997067 gene encoding MMS19 nucleotide excision repair protein homolog isoform X3, whose amino-acid sequence MMLQSKAASVDAIAVLVHKDLLTLEGLVREMEQYLTASDHVIRARGILLLSEVLSRLLEKPLDSRTVSSLVEFFTSKLEDWQALRGALIGCLALLKRTKKFGMVESNDAKSLAESFLRNVQVQSLAVRDRKLCFEVIQRLLDVYPQAVVELGDDLVYGICEAIDEEKDPRCLMLTFSLVGTLGRLFPDPSGPMGNFSSDVFDILSRYFPIYFTHPKGDGLDITRDDLSKALMDAFSSSPLFEPFVIPLLLEKLSSSLPSAKLDSLKYLNSCLRHYEADKVVKHSQVIWSNLKDVIFNLSPHRSSLSTYGSDGDMDSEVNKIADEALNCLQTAISHLNFPDQDSFLCLIIDDEDIGTRFWSVTSIKKYSGTSTEIHCQLSALGSILSIASKVSIYCCTKVFQKFFSCLMDILGVSGKHPSKLCVTDHNTCSDGLNFGALYLSMELLTSCRELTLSSKEFAPEVISEPRSWFYVLKNISRELCDALGSILETPESAEHVYCAVKSLQVLATFPEIYSPVSEATFEDILVMLMSIIARRSKETYLWELSLKALVQIGLWIENAHDSAKATSYNKLVIQRIVSMLQSNDSTISLSLKLVAISEISSIGLYLLRIVQAFEEAIVSNLRACFEGNLKSSDVLVPLLQCYSNQVLPRCHTCGNFNDIAVQVAVSIWNQIENVAVFSSAILMKDVLDQVMMTMKHLVAGCTEESQFLILQKAYGSLPKTFFIAEPLPCALSQLEGLQCIQDTTLMSCQDEWIFSLFGSVVIALRPQTPFVNVKILLNLFVVLLHKGNMPAAQALASMVNKWPADVNKSEISYSLDQAIEEILKSCLWTSESSSNFIDRDSCFHKYVVLGLAWIGKGLLMRGHEKLKEIAMLLLKCLVAGKYVDITPFQQHENGKDAGQDASSPLATFAADAFHVLLSDSEDCLNKKFHATIRPLYKQRFFSSMLPILLSSIKESDPSSKKVVLYRAFGHVISDTPLAAVVGEAKKIVPTLADALAMLSLDILNKDLIYSLLLVVSGILMDDNGKAIVLENVHTIISLLIKLISYPHLMIVRETAIQCLVAISALPYARIYPYRPQVLRAVSTALDDRKRVVRQEAVRCRQAWASIA is encoded by the exons ATGATGCTTCAATCTAAG GCTGCTAGTGTGGATGCCATCGCAGTCCTAGTGCATAAAGACCTCTTAACCCTTGAGGGATTG gtGAGAGAGATGGAACAGTATCTAACCGCCTCAGACCATGTGATTCGTGCTAGAG GTATACTTCTCCTATCAGAAGTGCTTTCTCGTCTTCTAGAGAAGCCATTAGATAGTCGCACTGTTAGTAGCTTGGTGGAGTTCTTCACATCAAAGCTG GAAGATTGGCAAGCCCTCCGTGGAGCCCTTATTGGTTGCTTAGCTCTTTTGAAAAGGACAAAAAAATTTGGTATGGTTGAAAGTAATGATGCCAAGTCACTTGCAGAATCTTTTTTAAGAAATGTACAAGTACAATCACTAGCAGTTCGTGATCGTAAG TTATGCTTTGAAGTTATTCAGCGCCTGTTGGATGTGTACCCTCAGGCTGTTGTAGAGTTG GGTGATGACCTTGTGTATGGAATATGTGAAGCAATCGATGAAGAAAAAGATCCTCGATGCTTGATGCTTACTTTCTCTCTGGTTGGGACTTTGGGACGACTGTTTCCTGATCCGTCTGGTCCAATGGGGAACTTTtcttctgatgtttttgatattctGAGCCGATATTTTCCTATATACTTCACACAT CCAAAGGGTGATGGCTTAGATATAACAAGGGATGACCTTTCTAAGGCATTAATG GATGCTTTCTCTTCATCTCCACTTTTCGAACCATTTGTTATCCCATTGCTCCTTGAAAAACTCTCCTCATCCCTTCCATCAGCAAAG CTTGATTCTTTGAAGTATCTTAACAGTTGCTTGCGCCACTATGAAGCAGACAAGGTGGTCAAGCATTCTCAAGTTATCTGGTCTAATTTGAAAGATGTGATCTTTAATCTTTCACCACATAGGTCTTCATTATCAACTTATGGTTCCGATGGGGATATGGATTCTGAGGTTAATAAAATTGCAGATGAAGCTCTAAATTGTTTGCAAACAGCTATTTCACACTTGAACTTTCCTGATCAAGATTCTTTCTTGTGTTTGATTATTGATGATGAAGATATAGGGACAAGATTTTGGTCTGTAACaagtataaaaaaatattcaggCACTTCAACAGAAATCCATTGTCAATTAAGTGCTCTTGGAAGTATCTTATCTATTGCATCAAAGGTATCCATATATTGCTGCACCAAGGTGTTTCAGAAGTTCTTTTCCTGCCTAATGGATATTTTAGGAGTTTCAGGAAAGCATCCATCTAAACTTTGTGTTACTGACCACAACACATGTTCTGATGGATTGAATTTTGGAGCACTTTATCTTTCCATGGAACTCCTTACTTCATGTAGAGAATTGACTTTGTCTTCCAAGGAATTTGCGCCAGAAGTTATTTCGGAACCAAGAAGCTGGTTTTATGTGCTAAAAAATATCTCCAGAGAGTTATGCGATGCCCTTGGGTCAATTTTGGAGACACCAGAGAGTGCAGAACATGTTTATTGTGCAG TGAAAAGTTTGCAAGTGCTTGCAACATTTCCAGAAATCTATTCACCTGTTTCTGAGGCAACTTTTGAAGATATATTAGTGATGCTTATGTCAATAATCGCTAGAAGGAGCAAGGAAACTTACTTGTGGGAATTGTCTTTGAAAGCCTTAGTCCAAATTGGTTTGTGGATTGAAAATGCTCATGATTCTGCAAAAGCAACAAGTTATAACAAACTTGTCATTCAGAGAATTGTTTCCATGCTTCAATCTAATGATTCTACTATCTCTCTTTCACTGAAACTGGTTGCAATTTCTGAAATTAGCAGCATTGGCCTCTACCTGCTAAGAATAGTTCAAGCATTTGAAGAGGCTATAGTTTCCAACTTAAGAGCTTGC TTTGAAGGAAATCTAAAATCGTCTGATGTTTTAGTTCCTCTGCTCCAGTGCTACTCCAATCAGGTGCTTCCAAG ATGCCACACTTGCGGAAATTTCAACGATATAGCTGTTCAAGTTGCTGTCAGTATATGGAATCAAATAGAAAATGTGGCTGTTTTCAGTAGTGCCATATTAATGAAG GATGTTCTTGATCAGGTTATGATGACAATGAAGCATTTAGTCGCGGGATGTACAGAGGAAAGCCAGTTCTTGATTTTACAAAAAGCATACGGCAGTCTTCCAAAGACCTTTTTTATAGCGGAGCCATTGCCCTGTGCTTTGTCACAACTCGAAGGCTTACAATGCATTCAAGATACCACTCTCATGTCATGTCAAGATGAATggattttttctctttttggatCAGTAGTTATAGCACTTCGTCCGCAGACTCCTTTTGTAAATGTGAAAATACTTTTGAACTTGTTCGTGGTCCTTCTACACAAAGGAAATATGCCAGCAGCTCAAGCCTTGGCATCCATGGTTAACAAGTGGCCTGCAGATGTTAACAAATCAGAAATATCTTATTCTTTGGATCAAGCAATTGAGGAGATTCTGAAGAGTTGTCTATGGACTTCAGAAAGCAGTAGCAATTTTATAGATAGAGATAGTTGTTTTCATAAATATGTTGTCCTTGGACTGGCATGGATTGGAAAAGGTTTGCTTATGAGGGGACATGAGAAACTAAAGGAAATAGCGATGCTTCTTTTGAAATGTCTAGTTGCTGGTAAATATGTCGATATAACACCTTTTCAACAGCATGAGAATGGTAAGGATGCTGGGCAGGATGCAAGTTCCCCTTTGGCGACATTTGCAGCGGATGCATTCCATGTACTTCTAAGTGATTCAGAAGATTGTCTGAATAAGAAGTTCCATGCGACGATAAGGCCACTTTATAAGCAACGTTTCTTCTCAAGCATGTTGCCAATCCTGCTCTCTTCAATCAAAGAATCCGATCCCTCGAGTAAAAA AGTGGTATTATATCGAGCTTTTGGACATGTTATTTCTGACACTCCACTGGCTGCTGTGGTTGGTGAAGCCAAGAAG ATTGTGCCCACACTAGCTGATGCGTTGGCTATGTTGAGTTTGGATATTCTGAATAAAGATCTGATATACAGTCTGCTGCTAGTTGTCTCGGGGATACTGATGGATGATAACG GTAAAGCAATTGTCCTCGAGAATGTTCACACCATCATTAGCCTCCTTATCAAACTGATTTCCTACCCTCATTTGATG ATTGTTCGTGAAACAGCAATTCAGTGCCTAGTAGCCATTTCAGCTCTTCCTTATGCAAGGATTTACCCATATCGACCACAG GTTCTTCGAGCTGTTTCAACTGCTCTGGATGATCGAAAAAGAGTTGTTCGTCAGGAGGCTGTCAGATGCCGTCAAGCATG GGCATCGATTGCATGA
- the LOC103997067 gene encoding MMS19 nucleotide excision repair protein homolog isoform X1, with product MEKPNSWIAHVEAFVDSARASNQQAASVDAIAVLVHKDLLTLEGLVREMEQYLTASDHVIRARGILLLSEVLSRLLEKPLDSRTVSSLVEFFTSKLEDWQALRGALIGCLALLKRTKKFGMVESNDAKSLAESFLRNVQVQSLAVRDRKLCFEVIQRLLDVYPQAVVELGDDLVYGICEAIDEEKDPRCLMLTFSLVGTLGRLFPDPSGPMGNFSSDVFDILSRYFPIYFTHPKGDGLDITRDDLSKALMDAFSSSPLFEPFVIPLLLEKLSSSLPSAKLDSLKYLNSCLRHYEADKVVKHSQVIWSNLKDVIFNLSPHRSSLSTYGSDGDMDSEVNKIADEALNCLQTAISHLNFPDQDSFLCLIIDDEDIGTRFWSVTSIKKYSGTSTEIHCQLSALGSILSIASKVSIYCCTKVFQKFFSCLMDILGVSGKHPSKLCVTDHNTCSDGLNFGALYLSMELLTSCRELTLSSKEFAPEVISEPRSWFYVLKNISRELCDALGSILETPESAEHVYCAVKSLQVLATFPEIYSPVSEATFEDILVMLMSIIARRSKETYLWELSLKALVQIGLWIENAHDSAKATSYNKLVIQRIVSMLQSNDSTISLSLKLVAISEISSIGLYLLRIVQAFEEAIVSNLRACFEGNLKSSDVLVPLLQCYSNQVLPRCHTCGNFNDIAVQVAVSIWNQIENVAVFSSAILMKDVLDQVMMTMKHLVAGCTEESQFLILQKAYGSLPKTFFIAEPLPCALSQLEGLQCIQDTTLMSCQDEWIFSLFGSVVIALRPQTPFVNVKILLNLFVVLLHKGNMPAAQALASMVNKWPADVNKSEISYSLDQAIEEILKSCLWTSESSSNFIDRDSCFHKYVVLGLAWIGKGLLMRGHEKLKEIAMLLLKCLVAGKYVDITPFQQHENGKDAGQDASSPLATFAADAFHVLLSDSEDCLNKKFHATIRPLYKQRFFSSMLPILLSSIKESDPSSKKVVLYRAFGHVISDTPLAAVVGEAKKIVPTLADALAMLSLDILNKDLIYSLLLVVSGILMDDNGKAIVLENVHTIISLLIKLISYPHLMIVRETAIQCLVAISALPYARIYPYRPQVLRAVSTALDDRKRVVRQEAVRCRQAWASIA from the exons ATGGAGAAACCAAATTCGTGGATCGCCCATGTCGAAGCGTTTGTGGACTCCGCTCGCGCCTCGAACCAGCAG GCTGCTAGTGTGGATGCCATCGCAGTCCTAGTGCATAAAGACCTCTTAACCCTTGAGGGATTG gtGAGAGAGATGGAACAGTATCTAACCGCCTCAGACCATGTGATTCGTGCTAGAG GTATACTTCTCCTATCAGAAGTGCTTTCTCGTCTTCTAGAGAAGCCATTAGATAGTCGCACTGTTAGTAGCTTGGTGGAGTTCTTCACATCAAAGCTG GAAGATTGGCAAGCCCTCCGTGGAGCCCTTATTGGTTGCTTAGCTCTTTTGAAAAGGACAAAAAAATTTGGTATGGTTGAAAGTAATGATGCCAAGTCACTTGCAGAATCTTTTTTAAGAAATGTACAAGTACAATCACTAGCAGTTCGTGATCGTAAG TTATGCTTTGAAGTTATTCAGCGCCTGTTGGATGTGTACCCTCAGGCTGTTGTAGAGTTG GGTGATGACCTTGTGTATGGAATATGTGAAGCAATCGATGAAGAAAAAGATCCTCGATGCTTGATGCTTACTTTCTCTCTGGTTGGGACTTTGGGACGACTGTTTCCTGATCCGTCTGGTCCAATGGGGAACTTTtcttctgatgtttttgatattctGAGCCGATATTTTCCTATATACTTCACACAT CCAAAGGGTGATGGCTTAGATATAACAAGGGATGACCTTTCTAAGGCATTAATG GATGCTTTCTCTTCATCTCCACTTTTCGAACCATTTGTTATCCCATTGCTCCTTGAAAAACTCTCCTCATCCCTTCCATCAGCAAAG CTTGATTCTTTGAAGTATCTTAACAGTTGCTTGCGCCACTATGAAGCAGACAAGGTGGTCAAGCATTCTCAAGTTATCTGGTCTAATTTGAAAGATGTGATCTTTAATCTTTCACCACATAGGTCTTCATTATCAACTTATGGTTCCGATGGGGATATGGATTCTGAGGTTAATAAAATTGCAGATGAAGCTCTAAATTGTTTGCAAACAGCTATTTCACACTTGAACTTTCCTGATCAAGATTCTTTCTTGTGTTTGATTATTGATGATGAAGATATAGGGACAAGATTTTGGTCTGTAACaagtataaaaaaatattcaggCACTTCAACAGAAATCCATTGTCAATTAAGTGCTCTTGGAAGTATCTTATCTATTGCATCAAAGGTATCCATATATTGCTGCACCAAGGTGTTTCAGAAGTTCTTTTCCTGCCTAATGGATATTTTAGGAGTTTCAGGAAAGCATCCATCTAAACTTTGTGTTACTGACCACAACACATGTTCTGATGGATTGAATTTTGGAGCACTTTATCTTTCCATGGAACTCCTTACTTCATGTAGAGAATTGACTTTGTCTTCCAAGGAATTTGCGCCAGAAGTTATTTCGGAACCAAGAAGCTGGTTTTATGTGCTAAAAAATATCTCCAGAGAGTTATGCGATGCCCTTGGGTCAATTTTGGAGACACCAGAGAGTGCAGAACATGTTTATTGTGCAG TGAAAAGTTTGCAAGTGCTTGCAACATTTCCAGAAATCTATTCACCTGTTTCTGAGGCAACTTTTGAAGATATATTAGTGATGCTTATGTCAATAATCGCTAGAAGGAGCAAGGAAACTTACTTGTGGGAATTGTCTTTGAAAGCCTTAGTCCAAATTGGTTTGTGGATTGAAAATGCTCATGATTCTGCAAAAGCAACAAGTTATAACAAACTTGTCATTCAGAGAATTGTTTCCATGCTTCAATCTAATGATTCTACTATCTCTCTTTCACTGAAACTGGTTGCAATTTCTGAAATTAGCAGCATTGGCCTCTACCTGCTAAGAATAGTTCAAGCATTTGAAGAGGCTATAGTTTCCAACTTAAGAGCTTGC TTTGAAGGAAATCTAAAATCGTCTGATGTTTTAGTTCCTCTGCTCCAGTGCTACTCCAATCAGGTGCTTCCAAG ATGCCACACTTGCGGAAATTTCAACGATATAGCTGTTCAAGTTGCTGTCAGTATATGGAATCAAATAGAAAATGTGGCTGTTTTCAGTAGTGCCATATTAATGAAG GATGTTCTTGATCAGGTTATGATGACAATGAAGCATTTAGTCGCGGGATGTACAGAGGAAAGCCAGTTCTTGATTTTACAAAAAGCATACGGCAGTCTTCCAAAGACCTTTTTTATAGCGGAGCCATTGCCCTGTGCTTTGTCACAACTCGAAGGCTTACAATGCATTCAAGATACCACTCTCATGTCATGTCAAGATGAATggattttttctctttttggatCAGTAGTTATAGCACTTCGTCCGCAGACTCCTTTTGTAAATGTGAAAATACTTTTGAACTTGTTCGTGGTCCTTCTACACAAAGGAAATATGCCAGCAGCTCAAGCCTTGGCATCCATGGTTAACAAGTGGCCTGCAGATGTTAACAAATCAGAAATATCTTATTCTTTGGATCAAGCAATTGAGGAGATTCTGAAGAGTTGTCTATGGACTTCAGAAAGCAGTAGCAATTTTATAGATAGAGATAGTTGTTTTCATAAATATGTTGTCCTTGGACTGGCATGGATTGGAAAAGGTTTGCTTATGAGGGGACATGAGAAACTAAAGGAAATAGCGATGCTTCTTTTGAAATGTCTAGTTGCTGGTAAATATGTCGATATAACACCTTTTCAACAGCATGAGAATGGTAAGGATGCTGGGCAGGATGCAAGTTCCCCTTTGGCGACATTTGCAGCGGATGCATTCCATGTACTTCTAAGTGATTCAGAAGATTGTCTGAATAAGAAGTTCCATGCGACGATAAGGCCACTTTATAAGCAACGTTTCTTCTCAAGCATGTTGCCAATCCTGCTCTCTTCAATCAAAGAATCCGATCCCTCGAGTAAAAA AGTGGTATTATATCGAGCTTTTGGACATGTTATTTCTGACACTCCACTGGCTGCTGTGGTTGGTGAAGCCAAGAAG ATTGTGCCCACACTAGCTGATGCGTTGGCTATGTTGAGTTTGGATATTCTGAATAAAGATCTGATATACAGTCTGCTGCTAGTTGTCTCGGGGATACTGATGGATGATAACG GTAAAGCAATTGTCCTCGAGAATGTTCACACCATCATTAGCCTCCTTATCAAACTGATTTCCTACCCTCATTTGATG ATTGTTCGTGAAACAGCAATTCAGTGCCTAGTAGCCATTTCAGCTCTTCCTTATGCAAGGATTTACCCATATCGACCACAG GTTCTTCGAGCTGTTTCAACTGCTCTGGATGATCGAAAAAGAGTTGTTCGTCAGGAGGCTGTCAGATGCCGTCAAGCATG GGCATCGATTGCATGA
- the LOC103997067 gene encoding MMS19 nucleotide excision repair protein homolog isoform X2 has translation MEKPNSWIAHVEAFVDSARASNQQAASVDAIAVLVHKDLLTLEGLVREMEQYLTASDHVIRARGILLLSEVLSRLLEKPLDSRTVSSLVEFFTSKLEDWQALRGALIGCLALLKRTKKFGMVESNDAKSLAESFLRNVQVQSLAVRDRKLCFEVIQRLLDVYPQAVVELGDDLVYGICEAIDEEKDPRCLMLTFSLVGTLGRLFPDPSGPMGNFSSDVFDILSRYFPIYFTHPKGDGLDITRDDLSKALMDAFSSSPLFEPFVIPLLLEKLSSSLPSAKLDSLKYLNSCLRHYEADKVVKHSQVIWSNLKDVIFNLSPHRSSLSTYGSDGDMDSEVNKIADEALNCLQTAISHLNFPDQDSFLCLIIDDEDIGTRFWSVTSIKKYSGTSTEIHCQLSALGSILSIASKVSIYCCTKVFQKFFSCLMDILGVSGKHPSKLCVTDHNTCSDGLNFGALYLSMELLTSCRELTLSSKEFAPEVISEPRSWFYVLKNISRELCDALGSILETPESAEHVYCAVKSLQVLATFPEIYSPVSEATFEDILVMLMSIIARRSKETYLWELSLKALVQIGLWIENAHDSAKATSYNKLVIQRIVSMLQSNDSTISLSLKLVAISEISSIGLYLLRIVQAFEEAIVSNLRACFEGNLKSSDVLVPLLQCYSNQVLPRCHTCGNFNDIAVQVAVSIWNQIENVAVFSSAILMKDVLDQVMMTMKHLVAGCTEESQFLILQKAYGSLPKTFFIAEPLPCALSQLEGLQCIQDTTLMSCQDEWIFSLFGSVVIALRPQTPFVNVKILLNLFVVLLHKGNMPAAQALASMVNKWPADVNKSEISYSLDQAIEEILKSCLWTSESSSNFIDRDSCFHKYVVLGLAWIGKGLLMRGHEKLKEIAMLLLKCLVAGKYVDITPFQQHENGKDAGQDASSPLATFAADAFHVLLSDSEDCLNKKFHATIRPLYKQRFFSSMLPILLSSIKESDPSSKKVVLYRAFGHVISDTPLAAVVGEAKKIVPTLADALAMLSLDILNKDLIYSLLLVVSGILMDDNGKAIVLENVHTIISLLIKLISYPHLMIVRETAIQCLVAISALPYARIYPYRPQVLRAVSTALDDRKRVVRQEAVRCRQAW, from the exons ATGGAGAAACCAAATTCGTGGATCGCCCATGTCGAAGCGTTTGTGGACTCCGCTCGCGCCTCGAACCAGCAG GCTGCTAGTGTGGATGCCATCGCAGTCCTAGTGCATAAAGACCTCTTAACCCTTGAGGGATTG gtGAGAGAGATGGAACAGTATCTAACCGCCTCAGACCATGTGATTCGTGCTAGAG GTATACTTCTCCTATCAGAAGTGCTTTCTCGTCTTCTAGAGAAGCCATTAGATAGTCGCACTGTTAGTAGCTTGGTGGAGTTCTTCACATCAAAGCTG GAAGATTGGCAAGCCCTCCGTGGAGCCCTTATTGGTTGCTTAGCTCTTTTGAAAAGGACAAAAAAATTTGGTATGGTTGAAAGTAATGATGCCAAGTCACTTGCAGAATCTTTTTTAAGAAATGTACAAGTACAATCACTAGCAGTTCGTGATCGTAAG TTATGCTTTGAAGTTATTCAGCGCCTGTTGGATGTGTACCCTCAGGCTGTTGTAGAGTTG GGTGATGACCTTGTGTATGGAATATGTGAAGCAATCGATGAAGAAAAAGATCCTCGATGCTTGATGCTTACTTTCTCTCTGGTTGGGACTTTGGGACGACTGTTTCCTGATCCGTCTGGTCCAATGGGGAACTTTtcttctgatgtttttgatattctGAGCCGATATTTTCCTATATACTTCACACAT CCAAAGGGTGATGGCTTAGATATAACAAGGGATGACCTTTCTAAGGCATTAATG GATGCTTTCTCTTCATCTCCACTTTTCGAACCATTTGTTATCCCATTGCTCCTTGAAAAACTCTCCTCATCCCTTCCATCAGCAAAG CTTGATTCTTTGAAGTATCTTAACAGTTGCTTGCGCCACTATGAAGCAGACAAGGTGGTCAAGCATTCTCAAGTTATCTGGTCTAATTTGAAAGATGTGATCTTTAATCTTTCACCACATAGGTCTTCATTATCAACTTATGGTTCCGATGGGGATATGGATTCTGAGGTTAATAAAATTGCAGATGAAGCTCTAAATTGTTTGCAAACAGCTATTTCACACTTGAACTTTCCTGATCAAGATTCTTTCTTGTGTTTGATTATTGATGATGAAGATATAGGGACAAGATTTTGGTCTGTAACaagtataaaaaaatattcaggCACTTCAACAGAAATCCATTGTCAATTAAGTGCTCTTGGAAGTATCTTATCTATTGCATCAAAGGTATCCATATATTGCTGCACCAAGGTGTTTCAGAAGTTCTTTTCCTGCCTAATGGATATTTTAGGAGTTTCAGGAAAGCATCCATCTAAACTTTGTGTTACTGACCACAACACATGTTCTGATGGATTGAATTTTGGAGCACTTTATCTTTCCATGGAACTCCTTACTTCATGTAGAGAATTGACTTTGTCTTCCAAGGAATTTGCGCCAGAAGTTATTTCGGAACCAAGAAGCTGGTTTTATGTGCTAAAAAATATCTCCAGAGAGTTATGCGATGCCCTTGGGTCAATTTTGGAGACACCAGAGAGTGCAGAACATGTTTATTGTGCAG TGAAAAGTTTGCAAGTGCTTGCAACATTTCCAGAAATCTATTCACCTGTTTCTGAGGCAACTTTTGAAGATATATTAGTGATGCTTATGTCAATAATCGCTAGAAGGAGCAAGGAAACTTACTTGTGGGAATTGTCTTTGAAAGCCTTAGTCCAAATTGGTTTGTGGATTGAAAATGCTCATGATTCTGCAAAAGCAACAAGTTATAACAAACTTGTCATTCAGAGAATTGTTTCCATGCTTCAATCTAATGATTCTACTATCTCTCTTTCACTGAAACTGGTTGCAATTTCTGAAATTAGCAGCATTGGCCTCTACCTGCTAAGAATAGTTCAAGCATTTGAAGAGGCTATAGTTTCCAACTTAAGAGCTTGC TTTGAAGGAAATCTAAAATCGTCTGATGTTTTAGTTCCTCTGCTCCAGTGCTACTCCAATCAGGTGCTTCCAAG ATGCCACACTTGCGGAAATTTCAACGATATAGCTGTTCAAGTTGCTGTCAGTATATGGAATCAAATAGAAAATGTGGCTGTTTTCAGTAGTGCCATATTAATGAAG GATGTTCTTGATCAGGTTATGATGACAATGAAGCATTTAGTCGCGGGATGTACAGAGGAAAGCCAGTTCTTGATTTTACAAAAAGCATACGGCAGTCTTCCAAAGACCTTTTTTATAGCGGAGCCATTGCCCTGTGCTTTGTCACAACTCGAAGGCTTACAATGCATTCAAGATACCACTCTCATGTCATGTCAAGATGAATggattttttctctttttggatCAGTAGTTATAGCACTTCGTCCGCAGACTCCTTTTGTAAATGTGAAAATACTTTTGAACTTGTTCGTGGTCCTTCTACACAAAGGAAATATGCCAGCAGCTCAAGCCTTGGCATCCATGGTTAACAAGTGGCCTGCAGATGTTAACAAATCAGAAATATCTTATTCTTTGGATCAAGCAATTGAGGAGATTCTGAAGAGTTGTCTATGGACTTCAGAAAGCAGTAGCAATTTTATAGATAGAGATAGTTGTTTTCATAAATATGTTGTCCTTGGACTGGCATGGATTGGAAAAGGTTTGCTTATGAGGGGACATGAGAAACTAAAGGAAATAGCGATGCTTCTTTTGAAATGTCTAGTTGCTGGTAAATATGTCGATATAACACCTTTTCAACAGCATGAGAATGGTAAGGATGCTGGGCAGGATGCAAGTTCCCCTTTGGCGACATTTGCAGCGGATGCATTCCATGTACTTCTAAGTGATTCAGAAGATTGTCTGAATAAGAAGTTCCATGCGACGATAAGGCCACTTTATAAGCAACGTTTCTTCTCAAGCATGTTGCCAATCCTGCTCTCTTCAATCAAAGAATCCGATCCCTCGAGTAAAAA AGTGGTATTATATCGAGCTTTTGGACATGTTATTTCTGACACTCCACTGGCTGCTGTGGTTGGTGAAGCCAAGAAG ATTGTGCCCACACTAGCTGATGCGTTGGCTATGTTGAGTTTGGATATTCTGAATAAAGATCTGATATACAGTCTGCTGCTAGTTGTCTCGGGGATACTGATGGATGATAACG GTAAAGCAATTGTCCTCGAGAATGTTCACACCATCATTAGCCTCCTTATCAAACTGATTTCCTACCCTCATTTGATG ATTGTTCGTGAAACAGCAATTCAGTGCCTAGTAGCCATTTCAGCTCTTCCTTATGCAAGGATTTACCCATATCGACCACAG GTTCTTCGAGCTGTTTCAACTGCTCTGGATGATCGAAAAAGAGTTGTTCGTCAGGAGGCTGTCAGATGCCGTCAAGCATGGTGA